One Kineosporia sp. NBRC 101731 DNA segment encodes these proteins:
- a CDS encoding SidA/IucD/PvdA family monooxygenase, with product MSSLPSGGSSDGPDGGPLPSASLPTHDVIGIGFGPSNLALAIAAVEHNGQANDAERVAVRFFERQPAFGWHRGMLLDDATMQVSFLKDLVTLRNPASGFSFLSYLHDCGRLVDFINHKTLFPLRLDFHAYLEWAAARVADLVDWGHEVTRLEPVMSDDEVVAVDVTARELTADGTGREVTYRARNVVIGTGLQPRFPQGISGSEHVWHNQQLLHRVEEIDGAAAKRFVVVGAGQSAAEVTAFLHQRFADAEVVSVFSRYGYSPADDSPFANRIFDPNAVDDFFEAPASVKEMLMGYHANTNYSVVDGDLIEELYRRQYQEKVVGRERLTMMNVARVEAVREQGDSVAVTVRSLTSDRTFDIDADLAVFATGYDPVDPLPLLGGLGAYCPPDHNGRLRVQRDYRVATTPGIRCGIYLQGGTEHTHGLSSSLLSTIAVRAGEILDSVVSGIATARLPQGGAKAPVAALRHLIS from the coding sequence ATGAGCTCCCTTCCATCTGGCGGATCGTCGGACGGACCCGACGGCGGCCCCTTGCCGTCGGCCTCGCTTCCCACCCACGACGTGATCGGGATCGGGTTCGGCCCCTCGAACCTGGCCCTCGCGATCGCGGCGGTGGAGCACAACGGCCAGGCTAACGACGCCGAGCGCGTGGCGGTTCGCTTCTTCGAGCGCCAACCGGCATTCGGATGGCATCGGGGCATGCTGCTCGACGACGCCACGATGCAGGTGTCGTTCCTGAAAGACCTGGTCACCCTGAGAAATCCGGCCAGCGGTTTCAGTTTCCTGTCCTACCTGCACGACTGCGGCCGGCTCGTCGACTTCATCAACCACAAGACCCTCTTCCCGCTGCGCCTGGACTTCCACGCCTACCTGGAGTGGGCGGCTGCGCGGGTGGCCGACCTGGTCGACTGGGGTCACGAGGTCACGCGCCTCGAGCCGGTGATGAGCGACGACGAGGTGGTGGCCGTCGACGTCACGGCCCGCGAGCTGACGGCCGACGGCACCGGTCGCGAGGTGACCTACCGCGCGCGCAACGTGGTCATCGGAACCGGCCTGCAACCGCGTTTCCCCCAGGGAATCTCGGGGTCGGAGCATGTCTGGCACAACCAGCAGTTGCTGCATCGGGTCGAGGAGATCGACGGTGCCGCCGCCAAGCGTTTCGTGGTGGTCGGGGCCGGGCAGAGCGCGGCCGAGGTGACGGCGTTCCTGCACCAGCGGTTCGCCGATGCCGAGGTGGTGTCGGTGTTCTCCCGTTACGGCTACAGCCCGGCCGACGACAGCCCCTTCGCCAACCGGATTTTCGATCCGAACGCGGTGGACGACTTCTTCGAGGCCCCGGCCTCGGTGAAGGAGATGCTGATGGGCTACCACGCGAACACCAACTACTCGGTGGTGGACGGTGACCTCATCGAGGAGCTGTACCGGCGGCAGTACCAGGAGAAGGTCGTCGGTCGCGAGCGGCTCACCATGATGAACGTCGCCCGGGTCGAGGCAGTGCGCGAGCAGGGCGACAGCGTGGCCGTGACCGTGCGGTCCCTGACCAGCGACCGCACTTTCGACATTGACGCCGATCTGGCAGTTTTCGCCACCGGTTACGATCCGGTCGATCCGCTGCCGCTGCTCGGCGGGCTGGGTGCCTATTGTCCTCCCGACCACAACGGGCGGCTCCGGGTGCAGCGTGACTACCGGGTGGCGACCACCCCAGGCATCCGTTGTGGCATCTACCTGCAGGGCGGCACCGAGCACACGCACGGGCTGTCCTCGTCACTGCTCTCCACGATCGCCGTGCGGGCCGGGGAGATCCTGGACTCGGTGGTCAGCGGGATCGCCACGGCGCGGTTGCCCCAGGGCGGCGCCAAGGCACCCGTTGCCGCACTGCGCCACCTCATCTCCTGA
- a CDS encoding AMP-binding protein: protein MTPASAGEPPADESRPDSGAALKARRETLSGLEQGTRVTPAGPPPTQLPTQLPGHLVRELDPALTARLRALAHDEQVDLNTVVQGAWALVMATLTGSDDVVLDVTGSGRPPGPAAIGSSTSTVPVRVRCEPAQSPGKMFRRLRDGRDAGLGHHRLGLAPIQPPAGVGELFDDEPRPRLDDVEITNVVVRESTSGPLSLTVRAGQSLCLELEFTPDRLDPETAGTVLERLGGALRQLSRGTISAVGRLDLLLEGEQAELLGARCHGEKPGQVPASVLDTLREQAEKTPDAVALVTQEQRWTYSELEEWSGRVAAGLRATRPLDGEIVALSLPRAWILPAMLAVMKTGAAVLPIDLGAPAGRTCTVLADAAPSLVIRSVEQLENAWFAATSVLPPIIGGAPAQIVYTSGSTGVPKGVVTTHAASANLLAGHRRQLMSRHPGRLRLGHVQSFSNDASWDPVLWMLAGHQLHVIDESTYHDPAALITYLDRHGVDGIDVTPAQLRELLPAGLLECRLKVLTVGGSAIDPGLWQQVCEKPGLQVYDLYGPTETTVDAYGWVGDPAGGRAPHRIDGVRTYLLDSSLRPVPAGVTGEVYVAGSGLALGYLNRPGLTAVHFVPDPFATGERAGERMYRTGDRARWNSRGALELLGRADRQVQFRGVRLEPGEIEAALRDLRMVAQAAVIVREDTPGDQELVAYVTTHREARPDEIRAALTGRLHRDLIPSTVIVLDRLPRGTGGEPVADLLLATPALPVSDQRSASAVRNRRG from the coding sequence TTGACACCCGCCTCAGCCGGCGAACCTCCGGCGGACGAGAGCCGACCGGATTCCGGTGCGGCGCTGAAGGCCCGCAGGGAGACTCTGAGCGGTCTGGAACAGGGGACGCGAGTCACCCCGGCGGGTCCCCCGCCCACTCAGCTGCCCACTCAGCTGCCCGGTCACCTGGTGCGGGAACTGGATCCCGCACTCACCGCGCGGCTGCGCGCCCTTGCCCACGACGAGCAGGTCGATCTGAACACCGTGGTGCAGGGCGCCTGGGCGCTCGTGATGGCCACGCTGACCGGCTCGGACGACGTGGTGCTCGACGTCACCGGGTCCGGCCGCCCACCGGGTCCGGCGGCGATCGGGTCGTCCACGAGCACGGTTCCGGTGCGGGTCCGGTGCGAGCCGGCGCAATCTCCGGGAAAGATGTTCCGCCGTCTGCGCGATGGCCGCGACGCCGGGCTCGGACACCACCGTCTCGGGCTCGCCCCGATCCAGCCGCCCGCCGGGGTGGGTGAGCTGTTCGACGACGAGCCCCGGCCCCGGTTGGACGATGTGGAGATCACGAATGTTGTGGTCCGCGAGTCCACGTCCGGCCCTCTCAGTCTCACGGTTCGTGCGGGCCAATCCCTTTGCCTGGAGCTTGAATTCACGCCCGACCGGCTAGACCCCGAGACCGCGGGGACGGTGCTTGAGCGACTCGGTGGTGCACTGCGGCAACTTTCTCGCGGTACGATTTCCGCAGTCGGGCGGCTCGACCTGCTCCTGGAGGGGGAACAGGCCGAGTTGCTCGGTGCTCGCTGCCACGGCGAGAAGCCCGGCCAGGTGCCCGCATCCGTGCTGGACACCCTGCGCGAACAGGCCGAGAAGACCCCCGACGCGGTCGCGCTGGTCACCCAGGAACAACGCTGGACCTACTCCGAGCTCGAGGAGTGGTCGGGCCGGGTCGCCGCCGGGCTGCGCGCCACCCGTCCGCTGGACGGCGAGATCGTGGCTCTCTCCCTGCCGCGCGCCTGGATCCTGCCCGCGATGCTCGCCGTGATGAAGACCGGCGCCGCGGTGCTGCCCATCGACCTGGGCGCGCCCGCCGGGCGGACCTGCACCGTGCTCGCCGACGCCGCTCCCAGCCTTGTCATCCGCTCCGTCGAGCAGCTCGAGAATGCCTGGTTCGCAGCCACGTCCGTGCTTCCTCCGATCATCGGCGGGGCACCCGCCCAGATCGTCTACACGTCCGGTTCGACCGGTGTGCCCAAGGGTGTGGTAACCACACACGCGGCGTCGGCCAACCTCCTGGCCGGCCACCGGCGTCAGCTGATGTCCCGCCACCCCGGGCGGCTGCGTCTGGGGCACGTGCAGTCGTTCAGCAACGACGCCTCGTGGGACCCGGTGCTCTGGATGCTGGCCGGGCATCAGCTGCATGTCATCGACGAGAGCACCTACCACGACCCGGCCGCGCTGATCACCTATCTCGACCGGCACGGTGTCGACGGTATCGACGTCACCCCTGCGCAGCTGCGCGAGCTACTGCCCGCCGGACTGCTCGAGTGCCGGCTGAAGGTGCTCACGGTCGGCGGTTCCGCCATCGATCCGGGGCTCTGGCAACAGGTCTGCGAAAAGCCCGGCCTGCAGGTGTATGACCTGTACGGGCCGACCGAGACAACGGTGGACGCGTACGGCTGGGTCGGCGACCCGGCCGGCGGCCGGGCGCCCCACCGGATCGACGGGGTGCGCACCTATCTGCTCGACAGCTCGCTGCGCCCGGTGCCGGCCGGGGTGACGGGCGAGGTCTACGTCGCCGGGTCCGGTCTCGCCCTCGGCTACCTGAACCGGCCCGGCCTGACGGCCGTTCATTTCGTGCCCGACCCTTTCGCCACCGGCGAGCGCGCCGGTGAGCGGATGTACCGCACCGGCGACCGGGCCCGCTGGAACAGCCGCGGGGCGCTGGAACTGCTCGGGCGCGCCGACCGGCAGGTGCAGTTCCGCGGGGTGCGCCTGGAACCCGGCGAGATCGAGGCCGCCCTGCGAGACCTGCGGATGGTCGCCCAGGCCGCGGTGATCGTGCGGGAAGACACCCCGGGCGACCAGGAACTCGTCGCCTACGTGACCACGCACCGCGAGGCCCGGCCGGACGAGATCCGGGCCGCCCTGACCGGGCGACTGCACCGTGACCTGATCCCCTCCACCGTGATCGTTCTCGACCGGCTGCCGCGGGGAACCGGTGGCGAGCCGGTGGCCGACCTACTCCTTGCGACGCCGGCCCTTCCGGTCAGCGATCAGCGATCAGCGTCGGCAGTACGAAACCGGCGGGGCTGA